Proteins encoded by one window of Primulina huaijiensis isolate GDHJ02 chromosome 1, ASM1229523v2, whole genome shotgun sequence:
- the LOC140971182 gene encoding uncharacterized protein yields the protein MSVADYTSRFNDLGTYAPTIMADEVLKMHRYKKGLSSRIQSSLAVYQPTSFADLLGAAIRAATDIKRREDENKNKRPLTGQSSQGQQPSKRPNQSNGSFKGHRIANCPEPLKRGTKPNVDANPNNAKENKPNARVFAITQEEADDANDVVAGTIFINEMPAYVLFDSGATHSFISKRFTKKLGLTPELLVEPFRVATPTSKTIETHRVHRKCKIWINEHIFQAELIQLNMVEFDVTLGMDWLSKNHALVDCRMKNVKLRAPNQEEVIYHGEVKKQKSLLSASQTWRAMKSREEVYLAMISEVNEETTLALEAIPVFQDFPDVFPEELPGVIPEREEEFEINLIPMLHQYQKPPTEWLQQN from the exons ATGTCAGTGGCAGATTACACCTCCCGATTCAATGACCTTGGAACTTATGCCCCGACAATCATGGCAGATGAAGTTCTGAAGATGCACAGATACAAGAAAGGATTGAGCAGTCGTATCCAGTCATCCTTAGCAGTTTACCAACCAACAAGCTTTGCTGATTTACTGGGAGCAGCAATAAGAGCTGCGACAGACATCAAGCGTCGGGAGGACGAGAACAAGAATAAGCGACCTCTTACTGGACAGTCATCTCAAGGGCAACAACCATCCAAGAGACCCAATCAATCCAATGGGTCATTCAAAG GGCATCGAATCGCTAATTGTCCCGAGCCATTAAAGAGAGGGACCAAGCCAAATGTTGATGCTAACCCCAACAATGCAAAGGAGAATAAACCCAACGCTCGTGTGTTTGCAATAACTCAAGAAGAAGCAGATGATGCAAACGATGTCGTGGCAGGTACCATTTTTATCAATGAAATGCCAGCTTATGTGTTGTTTGACAGTGGTGCTACTCACTCATTTATATCTAAAAGGTTCACTAAAAAACTAGGGCTTACCCCTGAATTACTAGTCGAACCCTTTAGAGTAGCAACTCCTACTAGTAAGACAATAGAAACACATAGAGTACACCGAAAGTGTAAAATCTGGATCAATGAGCACATATTCCAAGCAGAATTGATACAACTGAACATGGTAGAGTTCGACGTCACtctaggaatggattggttgtcCAAGAATCATGCATTAGTAGACTGCCGAATGAAGAATGTCAAACTTCGAGCTCCAAACCAAGAAGAGGTCATTTACCACGGCGAAGTCAAGAAACAAAAGTCCCTCCTATCAGCTTCTCAGACTTGGAGAGCTATGAAAAGTCGAGAAGAAGTTTACCTAGCAATGATAAGCGAGGTAAATGAAGAAACTACGCTTGCATTAGAGGCAATTCCAGTATTTCAAGACTTTCCTGATGTTTTTCCTGAAGAACTTCCTGGAGTAATTCCGGAACGAGAAGAAGAATTCGAAATTAATTTGATACCGATGCTGCACCAATATCAAAAGCCCcctaccgaatggctccagcagaattGA